DNA sequence from the Gloeocapsa sp. DLM2.Bin57 genome:
TTCAGTAGGGATATCCATTGTACCAGCAATGCGAAAACTTCCACCCTGAGTCAATTCACCTCTCACGTTTAATTCTAGCAGTTCTGATTGATTAAACCAACGTAGCTGAGCAAAATTAACTAGAGTTTCTAAAGTTCCTTGATCGTTACTCAAGGCGATCGCTATGTTAGCATTAGTTAGAGATACCGATTGTAGATTAATTTCGATACCTTGGGAATGTTGAGGAGATTGACTAATCAAGTCAGTAAATAACCAACTGTTATCCTCTTTTTGTTGTAGATAGATAGTAGGTTGGATTAGATTAACTCTGAGATTGAGTTTTTGTTTAATTAATAACGTCCAGGGGTTAAAATTAACTTTAATACGTTCAATAATTATATAATCAGCTTCTGATGGTGTTGAGGGAAGGAAACTCTCACTAAAAGTTATTCCCCCGAAAGGAGAAAAACCTTCAACCTCACCGATTTCTACCCGACGATCTAATAATGTGGTCAATTCTTCAGCTACTAAAGGACTAAGTTTATGTTCTACCAGATACGATCCATAAATTAATCCTATTCCTGTAGTTGTCAACAAAACGCTACCAACCCCGATACAGAGTGAACGTAGCTTACCTTTGGATTTAAGAGATTTAGGCACCTATTTTAGATGATTATTAAAGTTCACTGTAAACCAAACTCTAAACAACAGAAAATAGAAACAGTATCCGAAAATAACCTTTTAGTACGCATTAAATCTCCTCCTGTAGATGGTAAAGCAAACAAGGAACTAATTGAGATTTTAGCTAAACATTTTGCTGTTGCCAAATCTCAAGTTAACATTAAACAGGGTCATAACTCTCAACATAAGCTAGTAGAGATTGACCTTAACTGATTCCTTGTTTAAGACTGCTACAGAACTCACTAAGTTCCCTTAAAGCAATTTCTGGTGGAGAAGTAGCCAGAATTTTTACACAAGCACTTCCGACAATAACTGCATCTGCTCCCCATTGTCGCATTTGTTGGGCTTGCTGGGCACTAGAAATCCCAAAACCTACCCCTACAGGTTTAGCTGTGATGTTTTTTAGGGTAGAAATCAGATTCTCTACTTGACTAGCTACCTGTGTACGCATTCCAGTTACACCAGTAACACTAACCAGATAGATAAATCCTTGGGATTGAGTAGCGATCGCTTTTATTCTCTGTTCAGGAGTATTCGGAGTCACCAACAGGGTAACTTCAATACCATAATTTTTAGCGGGTTGAATCAGTTGTTCTGCTTCTTCTAGGGGTAAGTCAGGTACAACTAATCCTTTTACTCCCGCGGTAGCGATTTGATTTAAAAAAGCTTCTTTACCACGATAAAAGATGGGATTATAGTAAGTAAAGAGAATAATTGGCGCGGTTAATTTTTGGCGGGATTCTTGGACTATACTTAAAACATCCTCTAGCTGTACACCTTTTTGTAAGGCACGAGTAGCAGCAGCTTGAATAATTGGACCATCAGCTAAAGGATCTGAATAGGGTACGCCTAATTCTATCAAATCTGCACCACCTGCTTCTAAAACCTCTAAAGCTTTAGCTGTTGTTTCTAAATCAGGATCACCCGCGGTAATAAAAGGA
Encoded proteins:
- a CDS encoding YggU family protein codes for the protein MIIKVHCKPNSKQQKIETVSENNLLVRIKSPPVDGKANKELIEILAKHFAVAKSQVNIKQGHNSQHKLVEIDLN
- the trpA gene encoding tryptophan synthase subunit alpha, with the protein product MNSVSECFQSLKAKNQCALIPFITAGDPDLETTAKALEVLEAGGADLIELGVPYSDPLADGPIIQAAATRALQKGVQLEDVLSIVQESRQKLTAPIILFTYYNPIFYRGKEAFLNQIATAGVKGLVVPDLPLEEAEQLIQPAKNYGIEVTLLVTPNTPEQRIKAIATQSQGFIYLVSVTGVTGMRTQVASQVENLISTLKNITAKPVGVGFGISSAQQAQQMRQWGADAVIVGSACVKILATSPPEIALRELSEFCSSLKQGIS